CAATGAGACCTTGGGGATACTAAAACCAATCACAATCGCCAGCGATAATGCCACCATTTCGTAAGTACCTAAAATGGGGTGACCACCGGCTCGCATGAGGACATCGGCGACGGTCAAAAACATCATCAAGGTAAGAGCTGTCCCCCCAACGATATTAAGGACTTTAGTCACCCTGAGAAAAATGCCAAATATCCTTTCCATTGACCCTCCTTTTCAATTATGTTTCATAGTATGAAACGATGTTTCTTATTTATTTGCTCCAATTTAAAAGAAAGAAAAAGTTTTGTCAAGAAAATTTCAAAGGTGAGTATATCCCGCCAGTTACGATCCTGGATACCGGATATATAAACAGATACTCGATACTGGATCCTGGGTTTAATCCAGAATCCAGAAACCAGCATCCAACAACCAGGATCAAGAACATCCAGAATCCAGCTTCCAGAATCAAGCATCTGGCTCTTTACCCCCTGTTTATTCCAGTAAAGTCTGAAACTGGCGCGTTACATGAGATGCAGATAATTATAACATGATTATACCACTCCTTGACAAAATATGTATATTAAAGTTAAAAAAATCATCATAAAGCTAATCTGCGAGGATAGAATTATGAGAAACCTCAATATAACAAAAACATTGTTACTTTTTTTAACATGCATAGCTACTTTATTTTTATAAGAAAACAAAACGATTTACGTCTTTCTTCGGTTTCCCAACTGGCATGAATATATTTACACATTCTTTGCCATGCAGAAAATCGGTGCCATAGCTGTCCTGCTCATTCCGAGACATAATCAACTGGAGATCAACCACCTTGCCAGGTTATAAGATTCTCCACTTTCCTGTTGACAAAAGGGGCTTTCTATTGCAAGTTTTATGAAAAGCATTTCTATAAGTGAAACGTATGAGTCGGGATAAGAACGAAACTTTTTACAATAGGTCGTTGGAGAGGGCATTGCAGATACTGAACGCTTTTAAGAATGATAGACAAGTACTTACTGTGGCTCAACTCTCAGAGATCCTGAGCCTGCCCAGGGCTACGGTTTTACGGCTGTGCACAACACTGGTAAGGTACGGCTATCTCAGGCAGGACCCGGGGTCAAAGCAATATTCATTAGGCCTGAAATTGTTTGAGCTGGGGAGTATCGTTTTTCACTCTTTCTCCCTGAGAGATATTGCCTCTCCCTATTTAAGCCAATTGCAGATGAAGCTGGGTAAAAGTATATTCCTGGGGATCCTGGAAAATGAAGAATTACTTTACATCGACAAG
This genomic interval from Pseudomonadota bacterium contains the following:
- a CDS encoding TRAP transporter small permease translates to MERIFGIFLRVTKVLNIVGGTALTLMMFLTVADVLMRAGGHPILGTYEMVALSLAIVIGFSIPKVSL